AAGGTATTCCACTATTAATGGATGAAATTGAAAAAACAGGCGAACTTAATTCTCAATTAAATGAGCGGCAAATGAAGCTAAAAGAAGACTTTATGGAAAAAAGAGGTTATTGGAATGAGTTCTGGGATGGACTGCTAGTGTTAGATGATCAATCCTTTGAAGCGTATACCAAAACATCAAGCATCCCCTGGGCGAATGGTTACCTGACACCAAAACAAAAAGAATTCATTTATATTGCTGGTGACGCTTCTGCTACTCACCTCTTTACACGCGGTTGGCGCCACCATATACAAAGCGCACTAAAGCTTGGTGCGACAAAAGAAGAAATAATGGAAGTATATCAACTAACAGCCGAAATAGGCATGGATACTTTTAGAGAAGGAATGCCTATTTTAATTGAAGAGCTCAATAAAGTGAGCACCTCTAACTAAACTTAAGAGCGTTCAACCATAAAAAATATTCTTTTATTGGCGGTACTTCAATTAAGAGGAACAAAGTTAAACTTTTTATGCTTCGAAAAAATAGTGGATTTTTATATCAATTGGGCTGATTCGAGGGTAAAATCTTTAATCCATTATAAATTGTAATTTCTGATACCATTATTCACTGCTTAACTCTTTGCAGTTGACCTTTTTGTGTGCTCAACAACCATAGAATTTTTTGTCTATATGTTGAGACTTCTTCGGACACATCCCTTCTATTTACAGTCTAGTCAATTATTTGAGATTAACTAAGATGTGTTAATGATCTAATATTTAAAGGGAGGATTTACATTGAGAAAAATAGTGTCTTTACCTGGTCGTTTTGGAAACCCAGAGTTCGATCTGAGTACGGATCCGCGGTCAGACCCTCGAATGGTCAAAGCTTTGGCCGCTCATGGCTTGGATAGCTTGGCTGCACCGCCACCTGTGTCATCTAAAGACCCGTTGGAGGAACGCCTTAAGTTTCTGGCTACAGCAGAGGCTGGACTCGAGGCTTTAAACGCTAGCTTAATGGAAGATTTGCCACCTGTATCAGGAATCCAGCAATCGATTGAAACTATCAGAGGTGTGGATAGTAATGACATCGTTCTATACATTCACCGCCCAAAAGTCAAGTCCTCAAACGCTCTTCCGGGCATACTTCATTTCCATGGAGGAGGCATGGCAATGCTTAGCACGTCTGGCCCAATGTACTCAAGGTGGCGCGATGAGTTGGCAGCCACCGGAATGGTGGTTATTGGAGTAGAGTTTCGTAACGCTGCAGGTGTTCTCGGCCCTCATCCGTTTCCGGCGGGTTTAAACGACTGCACGACAGCACTCGAATGGACACATGCAAACCGCGAATCACTTGGTCTTTCGAAACTGATTTTGGCCGGAGAATCCGGCGGTGCTAACCTTGCACTAGCCACAACCATCAAGGCTAAGCGCGAGGGACGACTCGACGCAATCGATGGGGTCTATGCCCTCGTTCCCTACATCTCAGGGGCCTACGATTGGAATTACGAGGACATGGCCGCAGAGTTTCCGTCGCTGTTGGAGAACGACGGTTATTTCGTCAATAACTTAATGAACAAGGTAGCCGCTTCAGTTTACGATCCGGACGGGCTCAACGCTAACAACCCTCTTTGCTGGCCATATTGGGCAACATATCATGATCTTACAGGTCTTCCACCACACGTTATTACCGTCAACGAACTCGACCTCTACCGTGATGAAGGGCTTGGCTACTATCGCAAGCTTGCTCAAGCAGGAGTTAATGTTACCGGACGAAATATTATCGGTGTCTGTCACGCCGCAGAGTTAATGTTCCGTAAAGCAATGCCAGACATGTACTTGTCGACGATCTATGACGTCAATGCTTTTGCTAAGCGGATTAATCGAAAAGCAGGGGAATCAGTAGCTACCTGAGTGGAAAAGCTTAACGGTGATCAATTTGATAAAAGTAGCTTCAAGTTCTGCTTTTTTGACATTTTTAGGAGGTACTCTGTTTTGAGTTTCAAAAATCTTGAGGTACTTTGAAATGTTATTTTGTGAAATTGATTCAGTTAAGATTTTTAGTAATACGAATGGGGGAATGCAACCTTGATGAACACACAATTAACAATTGATTCGCTTTTGACAAGAGCAGAAAAGTATTTTCCAAAAAAACAGGTAATTTCCAGAACGAGCAAAGGAATAACACGCTTAACATATGCTGAATTTGCAAAAAGGACGAGAAGCTTATCCAGCGCTCTTGAAAAACTCGGTGTTCAACGAGGAGACAGGGTGGGAACGCTCGCATGGAATGACCATTGTCATTTAGAAGCCTACTTTTCAATACCTAGTATGGGTGCAGTTTTACACACAATTAATATAAGATTATCACTCGATCATTTAACTTATATTATTCAAAAAGCTGAAGACAAAATATTAATTATTGATGAAAGCCTTTTGTCCACAGTAGAAAAAATAAAGGATAAAATCCCTTCGGTCGAATGTTTTATTATTATTACAGAAAAGGGTAAGCTACCTGAAACAACGCTCCAACCAGCCTATCATTATGAAACACTTGTTGCTGAAGGAGATACAAATTATTTATTTCCAACCGACATTGATGAAAATGAACCAGCTGGGATGTGTTTCACGTCAGCGACAACTGGTAATCCAAAGGGTGTGCTTTATACACACCGAAGCATCGTTCTACATGCAATGATGTTAGGATTGGCTGATACGATGGCCTTGTCGGAATCAGACGTTGCTATGCATGTGGTACCTATGTTTCATGTAAACGCATGGGGTTTTCCCTTCGCAGCTGTATGGTTTGGGGCCACCCAAGTTCTTCCGGGTCCGAATTTTACTCCTGAAATCATTGCCAAGTTAATCGAATCTGAACGAGTCACAATGACAGCGGGCGTACCAACAGTATGGATTGGACTTTTAAATGAACTTGAATCGAAAGATTATGATACAACTAGTTTACGATGTATTGTTTGTGGTGGTTCAGCTGCACCGGAAGGACTTATTCGAACATATGAAGAAAAATATAATATTCCATTTCTCCAAGCGTATGGTGCGACAGAAACTAGTCCAGTAGCTACAGTTTCACGCTTAAAAAGTTATCAACAAGACCTTTCTTTTGAAGACAAACTGAAAATCCGCTCAAAGCAAGGGATCCCAGTTCCAGGTATTGAAGTTAAAATAGTTAATGATCTAGGCGAAGTAAAACCGGACGGAAAAGATATGGGTGAAGTTCTTTTTCGAGGTCCATGGATTACTGATAGTTATTATAAAGAGCCAGAAAAAACAATTGAGGCTGTAAAAGGAGGCTGGTTCTATACAGGTGATATTGCAACGGTTGATGAAGAAGGGGTTATTAAATTAGTCGATCGTACGAAAGATTTGATTAAAAGCGGAGGAGAATGGATTTCTTCAGTTGACCTAGAAAATGCGTTAATGGCTCATGAAGCGGTTTTCGAAGCTGCTATTATCGGTGTCCCACATCCCCGCTGGCAAGAACGTCCTATTGCGGTTGTTGTTTTAAAGGAAGATGCTAAGGGAAAAGTAACTAAAGTGGATTTACTTGAATCACTAGCGTCTCAGTTTGCTAAATGGTGGATTCCAGATGACGTGATCTTTGTGGATGAAATTCCAAAAACCTCTGTTGGAAAGTTTTTAAAACGCCAATTGCGTGAACAACTAAAAAATCAATTTATTGAAGCAACAAATTAATATAATATAAACTGACTTTGTAAAGATACAATCAAATTAATATTTTAAATTATAAAAAGCCTCAGTTCTGTAAATAGAAGACTGAGGCTGTTTAGATTTCTTTAGAAAAAATCTTATATATTTTAGTAAACCAAAGGTTAAACCCATTCCACGTCTATATTGTATAGGACCTTCGAGATTCACACCAAGCTGTTTAGCTGCAAAAAAAGCCCAATAAGCACTTTTCTTAAAAGAGGCGACCGTATCCTCAATTTGTTGGATTGTCATTTCTTGTGGTGTTTTACTCTTATAAGAAAAAGGAATTACAGAAGGAGCTTTAATCGAACCATCAATTCTTG
This is a stretch of genomic DNA from Pueribacillus theae. It encodes these proteins:
- a CDS encoding carboxymuconolactone decarboxylase family protein, with amino-acid sequence MKFDRENLKKRFVEVRGYWDESLDGLLEIDPEFFEAYLQFTSVPWKRGVIDPKTKEFIYIAVYACATHLYNPAIKTHIQKAFEFGATKEEIIEVFQLVSALGIHTFLEGIPLLMDEIEKTGELNSQLNERQMKLKEDFMEKRGYWNEFWDGLLVLDDQSFEAYTKTSSIPWANGYLTPKQKEFIYIAGDASATHLFTRGWRHHIQSALKLGATKEEIMEVYQLTAEIGMDTFREGMPILIEELNKVSTSN
- a CDS encoding alpha/beta hydrolase fold domain-containing protein; amino-acid sequence: MRKIVSLPGRFGNPEFDLSTDPRSDPRMVKALAAHGLDSLAAPPPVSSKDPLEERLKFLATAEAGLEALNASLMEDLPPVSGIQQSIETIRGVDSNDIVLYIHRPKVKSSNALPGILHFHGGGMAMLSTSGPMYSRWRDELAATGMVVIGVEFRNAAGVLGPHPFPAGLNDCTTALEWTHANRESLGLSKLILAGESGGANLALATTIKAKREGRLDAIDGVYALVPYISGAYDWNYEDMAAEFPSLLENDGYFVNNLMNKVAASVYDPDGLNANNPLCWPYWATYHDLTGLPPHVITVNELDLYRDEGLGYYRKLAQAGVNVTGRNIIGVCHAAELMFRKAMPDMYLSTIYDVNAFAKRINRKAGESVAT
- a CDS encoding long-chain fatty acid--CoA ligase — encoded protein: MNTQLTIDSLLTRAEKYFPKKQVISRTSKGITRLTYAEFAKRTRSLSSALEKLGVQRGDRVGTLAWNDHCHLEAYFSIPSMGAVLHTINIRLSLDHLTYIIQKAEDKILIIDESLLSTVEKIKDKIPSVECFIIITEKGKLPETTLQPAYHYETLVAEGDTNYLFPTDIDENEPAGMCFTSATTGNPKGVLYTHRSIVLHAMMLGLADTMALSESDVAMHVVPMFHVNAWGFPFAAVWFGATQVLPGPNFTPEIIAKLIESERVTMTAGVPTVWIGLLNELESKDYDTTSLRCIVCGGSAAPEGLIRTYEEKYNIPFLQAYGATETSPVATVSRLKSYQQDLSFEDKLKIRSKQGIPVPGIEVKIVNDLGEVKPDGKDMGEVLFRGPWITDSYYKEPEKTIEAVKGGWFYTGDIATVDEEGVIKLVDRTKDLIKSGGEWISSVDLENALMAHEAVFEAAIIGVPHPRWQERPIAVVVLKEDAKGKVTKVDLLESLASQFAKWWIPDDVIFVDEIPKTSVGKFLKRQLREQLKNQFIEATN